In the genome of Streptomyces pactum, one region contains:
- a CDS encoding LLM class flavin-dependent oxidoreductase, with product MQFGIFTVGDVTTDPTTGRTPSEHERIKATVAIALKAEEVGLDVFATGEHHNPPFVPSSPTTLLGYLAARTERITLSTSTTLITTNDPVKIAEDYAYLQHLADGRMDLMLGRGNTGPVYPWFGQDIRQGIPLTIENYALLHRLWREDVVDWEGKFRTPLQGFTSTPRPLDGVPPFVWHGSIRSPEVAEQAAYYGDGFFHNNIFWPMSHTRQMVGLYRQRFAHYGHGTAEQAIVGLGGQAFMRPNSQDAVREFRPYFDNAPVYGHGPSLEDFTEQTPLTVGSPQQVVERTLGFREAVGDYQRQLFLMDHAGLPLKTVLEQLDLLGGEVVPVLREEFARMRPAGVPATAPPHPSVAAGGSGAPAGAAP from the coding sequence ATGCAATTCGGCATCTTCACGGTCGGTGATGTGACCACCGATCCCACCACCGGCCGCACCCCGAGCGAGCACGAGCGCATCAAGGCGACCGTCGCCATCGCCCTGAAGGCGGAGGAGGTGGGGCTGGACGTCTTCGCGACCGGGGAGCACCACAACCCGCCCTTCGTGCCGTCGTCGCCCACCACCCTCCTGGGGTACCTCGCCGCCCGCACCGAGCGGATCACCCTGTCCACCTCGACCACGCTCATCACCACCAACGACCCGGTGAAGATCGCCGAGGACTACGCCTACCTCCAGCACCTCGCGGACGGGCGGATGGACCTGATGCTGGGCCGCGGCAACACCGGCCCGGTGTACCCCTGGTTCGGCCAGGACATCCGGCAGGGCATCCCGCTGACGATCGAGAACTACGCGCTCCTCCACCGGCTGTGGCGGGAGGACGTGGTGGACTGGGAGGGGAAGTTCCGCACACCGCTGCAGGGCTTCACCTCCACGCCCCGGCCGCTGGACGGCGTACCGCCGTTCGTGTGGCACGGCTCGATCCGCTCCCCGGAGGTCGCCGAGCAGGCCGCGTACTACGGCGACGGTTTCTTCCACAACAACATCTTCTGGCCCATGTCCCACACCCGTCAGATGGTCGGGCTCTACCGGCAGCGGTTCGCGCACTACGGTCACGGCACCGCCGAGCAGGCGATCGTCGGCCTCGGCGGGCAGGCGTTCATGCGGCCGAACTCCCAGGACGCGGTGCGGGAGTTCCGGCCGTACTTCGACAACGCCCCCGTCTACGGGCACGGGCCCTCGCTGGAGGACTTCACCGAGCAGACGCCGCTGACCGTCGGCTCCCCGCAGCAGGTCGTCGAGCGCACCCTCGGCTTCCGCGAGGCGGTCGGCGACTACCAGCGCCAGTTGTTCCTGATGGACCACGCGGGGCTGCCGCTGAAGACGGTGCTGGAGCAGCTCGACCTCCTCGGCGGGGAGGTGGTGCCGGTGCTGCGCGAGGAGTTCGCCCGTATGCGCCCGGCCGGTGTCCCGGCCACCGCGCCGCCGCACCCGTCCGTCGCGGCCGGCGGCTCCGGCGCCCCGGCGGGCGCGGCACCGTGA
- a CDS encoding TetR/AcrR family transcriptional regulator has protein sequence MPESAAREPRRSHARSNRARILATARRELGRNPDITLEELARASGVVRRTLFGHFPGRAALLEALAEEASDTLRRAVAAGSRPAEPAERALAHLTLATWPVGDRYRLLLALARHDLGAERVAEILRPARDEVTAILARGQRDGVFPAHLPPAALSAGLEAMVVALLEAVNNGALEDDGTRAAVATLVAAGVAEPRARAVVEDVAGAATGEPVAAQAAPAAGAADAG, from the coding sequence GTGCCCGAGTCCGCCGCCCGCGAGCCCCGGCGGAGCCACGCGCGGTCCAACCGGGCCCGCATCCTGGCCACCGCGCGCAGGGAGCTGGGCCGGAACCCCGACATCACCCTGGAGGAGCTGGCCCGGGCCTCCGGCGTCGTGCGGCGCACCCTCTTCGGCCACTTCCCGGGCCGCGCGGCGCTGCTGGAGGCGCTCGCCGAGGAGGCGTCGGACACCTTGCGGCGCGCGGTGGCGGCCGGTTCCCGGCCCGCGGAGCCCGCCGAGCGGGCCCTGGCGCACCTCACCCTGGCCACCTGGCCGGTCGGGGACCGCTACCGGCTGCTGCTGGCCCTGGCCCGGCACGACCTGGGCGCCGAACGCGTGGCCGAGATCCTCCGGCCGGCCCGTGACGAGGTCACGGCCATCCTGGCGCGGGGGCAGCGGGACGGTGTCTTCCCCGCCCACCTGCCGCCCGCGGCGCTGAGCGCCGGCCTGGAGGCGATGGTGGTGGCCCTCCTGGAAGCGGTCAACAACGGCGCGCTGGAGGACGACGGCACCCGGGCCGCCGTCGCCACGCTGGTCGCCGCCGGGGTGGCGGAGCCACGGGCGCGTGCCGTGGTCGAGGACGTCGCCGGCGCGGCCACCGGCGAGCCCGTCGCGGCCCAGGCAGCCCCCGCCGCCGGGGCCGCCGACGCGGGCTGA
- a CDS encoding CE1759 family FMN reductase has translation MTKLAIISGGLREPSSTRLLANRLEGAVRGELEGLGHSVGTSFVELRPLGHAVMDAMLSGFPSAPLEEAFETVAGADGVIAVTPAFNASFSGLFKSFFDVLPEATLADMPVLIAATGGTERHSLVLEHALRPMFSYLHAIVSPRGVYAATSDFGSEEARPGGALQDRVKAASADYARLVQGCGSRRRRDPFTADLVSMDQLLGDS, from the coding sequence ATGACGAAACTGGCGATCATCAGCGGCGGCCTGCGGGAGCCGTCCTCGACCCGGCTCCTGGCCAACCGCCTCGAAGGCGCGGTCCGCGGCGAACTGGAGGGCCTGGGCCACAGCGTCGGGACGAGCTTCGTGGAACTGCGCCCGCTGGGCCACGCCGTCATGGACGCGATGCTGTCGGGATTCCCCTCCGCGCCCCTTGAGGAAGCGTTCGAGACGGTCGCCGGCGCCGACGGCGTCATCGCGGTCACCCCGGCCTTCAACGCCTCCTTCAGCGGGCTGTTCAAGTCCTTCTTCGACGTGCTGCCGGAGGCCACGCTGGCCGACATGCCGGTGCTCATCGCCGCCACCGGCGGCACCGAGCGGCACTCCCTGGTGCTGGAGCACGCCCTGCGGCCGATGTTCTCCTATCTGCACGCGATCGTCTCCCCGCGCGGTGTGTACGCCGCGACCAGTGACTTCGGCTCCGAGGAGGCCCGCCCGGGCGGCGCCCTCCAGGACCGCGTGAAGGCCGCGTCGGCCGACTACGCCCGGCTGGTCCAGGGGTGCGGGAGCCGCCGGCGGCGTGACCCCTTCACCGCCGACCTGGTGTCGATGGACCAGCTGCTGGGCGACTCCTGA
- a CDS encoding NADPH-dependent FMN reductase, whose translation MLGFAGSLRTGSYNRMLLEAARELAPERMSIGVFDLKDIPLYNYDVEERGDPEPVAAFKRAIADADALLIATPEYQQGIPGVLKNALDWASRPPRSSALQDKPVAIMGATPGMTATARAQVQLRQALAYNSSYTVLQPEVLVGRAHERFDEDGRLTDETAGKLIRQLLLNLADLTRRLRTP comes from the coding sequence GTGCTCGGATTCGCGGGCAGTCTGCGCACCGGCTCGTACAACCGCATGCTGCTGGAGGCCGCCCGGGAGCTCGCGCCCGAGCGGATGAGCATCGGCGTCTTCGACCTCAAGGACATCCCGCTCTACAACTACGACGTGGAGGAGCGCGGCGACCCGGAGCCGGTCGCCGCCTTCAAGCGCGCGATCGCGGACGCGGACGCGCTGCTGATCGCCACCCCGGAGTACCAGCAGGGCATCCCCGGGGTGCTCAAGAACGCCCTGGACTGGGCCTCCCGCCCGCCGCGCTCGTCGGCACTCCAGGACAAGCCGGTGGCGATCATGGGGGCGACCCCGGGGATGACGGCCACCGCCCGCGCCCAGGTCCAGCTCCGGCAGGCCCTGGCCTACAACAGCAGTTACACGGTGCTCCAGCCCGAGGTCCTGGTCGGCCGCGCGCACGAGCGGTTCGACGAGGACGGGCGGCTGACCGACGAGACGGCCGGGAAGCTGATCCGGCAGCTGCTGCTGAACCTCGCCGATCTCACCCGCCGGCTGCGCACCCCCTGA
- a CDS encoding VOC family protein, producing the protein MGTPGDLPAPQQGLVLTHFLTVRDVAVSRSFYAEILGGEVVLEENPAIVKVANSWIIMNPGGGPTPDKPGVTLAPPEEGRAESGFLNVRVADIASFYAGARAKGARFLTEPLDRKAELRCYLRDPDGYLIEVGQATGMLRGVFADPPAGPSAGPG; encoded by the coding sequence ATGGGAACCCCCGGTGACCTGCCCGCACCCCAGCAGGGCCTGGTCCTCACCCACTTCCTGACCGTGCGTGATGTCGCGGTGTCGAGAAGCTTCTACGCCGAGATCCTCGGCGGCGAGGTGGTCCTGGAGGAGAACCCGGCCATCGTCAAGGTGGCCAACAGCTGGATCATCATGAACCCCGGCGGGGGCCCCACGCCCGACAAGCCCGGTGTCACCCTGGCACCGCCCGAGGAGGGGCGGGCCGAGTCCGGCTTCCTCAACGTCCGGGTCGCCGACATCGCCTCCTTCTACGCCGGTGCCCGGGCCAAGGGCGCCCGGTTCCTCACCGAGCCGCTGGACCGCAAGGCGGAACTGCGCTGCTACCTCCGGGACCCGGACGGCTACCTCATCGAGGTCGGCCAGGCGACCGGCATGCTCCGGGGCGTCTTCGCCGATCCACCGGCCGGACCGTCCGCCGGGCCGGGCTGA
- a CDS encoding MFS transporter codes for MPFLARTPVDQTTGPYPRRWWALTVLCLSLLIVVMANTSLIVAAPDMTDDLGLSGRDLQWVIDAYTVPYAALMLVLGSIGDKYSRRGALVTGLVIFAGGSVLGSLVGETALVIASRAVMGVGAAVVMPATLSLLVAIFPRRERARAITVWTATSGLAIAVGPLVAGWLLEDHAWGSTFLINVPVAVAAVIGALALVPPSRAEGMGRIDLVGGLLSIVSVGCLVYAAIEGPHFGWGPGPVTAAVVAGAGLPAFVAWELRHPHPMLQVRMFRRRPFSGAMLAVLFFFFGTFGAIYYATQFLQFVLGYDPLETGVRLLPLAGAVFLGAAVTGRLTPRLGMKPMVTAGMVIGTAGVLLLTRVDADSGYTDFLAPMLLLGFAIGLSVSPATDTIMGSFPEAELGVGGGANDTSMELGGSLGIAILGSLLGTAYEDKLTALSGGRLPAAALETARESVGGGLAVAEQLARKPSAGPRQAQALTDAVHEAFAHSVARTSLIGGLVMAAGTLLVLLVLPRRGSAGRHRQQEPAPSARDAENGDARNGGVRNGDAAR; via the coding sequence GTGCCCTTCCTCGCACGCACACCTGTGGATCAGACCACCGGGCCGTACCCACGGCGCTGGTGGGCGCTGACCGTCCTCTGCCTGAGTCTGCTGATCGTGGTCATGGCGAACACATCGCTGATCGTGGCCGCGCCCGACATGACCGACGACCTGGGGCTGTCCGGCAGGGACCTGCAGTGGGTGATCGACGCCTACACCGTCCCGTACGCGGCGCTGATGCTGGTCCTGGGGTCGATCGGGGACAAGTACAGCCGCCGGGGCGCGCTCGTCACCGGTCTGGTGATCTTCGCGGGCGGTTCGGTGCTGGGAAGCCTGGTGGGGGAGACCGCGCTCGTCATCGCCTCCCGGGCGGTGATGGGCGTGGGTGCCGCCGTCGTCATGCCCGCCACCCTCTCGCTGCTGGTGGCGATCTTCCCCCGGCGGGAGCGGGCGCGGGCCATCACGGTCTGGACCGCCACCTCGGGCCTCGCCATCGCCGTCGGGCCGCTGGTCGCCGGGTGGCTGCTGGAGGACCACGCCTGGGGGTCCACCTTCCTGATCAACGTCCCGGTCGCGGTCGCCGCCGTCATCGGCGCCCTGGCCCTGGTCCCGCCGTCCCGGGCCGAGGGGATGGGCCGGATCGACCTCGTGGGCGGGCTGCTGTCCATCGTCTCCGTCGGCTGCCTGGTCTACGCGGCCATCGAGGGCCCGCACTTCGGCTGGGGCCCCGGGCCGGTCACCGCCGCCGTGGTCGCCGGCGCCGGCCTGCCGGCCTTCGTGGCCTGGGAGCTGAGGCACCCCCACCCCATGCTCCAGGTGCGCATGTTCCGGCGGCGTCCGTTCAGCGGGGCCATGCTGGCGGTGCTGTTCTTCTTCTTCGGCACCTTCGGCGCGATCTACTACGCCACCCAGTTCCTCCAGTTCGTCCTCGGGTACGACCCGCTGGAGACCGGCGTACGGCTGCTGCCGCTGGCCGGAGCCGTCTTCCTGGGCGCCGCGGTCACCGGGCGGCTGACCCCGCGGCTGGGCATGAAGCCGATGGTGACGGCCGGCATGGTGATCGGCACCGCCGGCGTCCTGCTGCTCACCCGGGTGGACGCGGACTCCGGCTACACGGACTTCCTGGCCCCGATGCTGCTGCTGGGCTTCGCCATCGGCCTGAGCGTCTCCCCGGCCACCGACACCATCATGGGCTCCTTCCCGGAGGCGGAGCTGGGCGTGGGCGGCGGCGCCAACGACACCTCCATGGAGCTGGGCGGCTCCCTCGGGATCGCGATCCTCGGCTCGCTGCTCGGCACCGCCTACGAGGACAAACTGACCGCCCTCTCCGGCGGCCGTCTCCCGGCCGCCGCGCTGGAGACCGCCAGGGAATCGGTGGGCGGCGGCCTCGCGGTCGCCGAGCAACTGGCGCGGAAACCGTCCGCCGGCCCCCGGCAGGCCCAGGCCCTGACCGACGCGGTGCACGAGGCGTTCGCCCACAGCGTCGCCCGGACCAGCCTCATCGGCGGCCTCGTGATGGCCGCCGGCACGCTCCTCGTCCTCCTCGTGCTGCCCCGGCGCGGGTCCGCCGGCCGCCACCGTCAGCAGGAGCCGGC